CTCCAAGCcagggggacacgggacagCTGAGGGGCAGCATCGTGTCCCGGTAGGACACAGGATGGTGAGAGCCACCACGGCCGCGGGGTGGGATGAACACACGGATgggacggacacacggacagaaTGGACACAGAGACACACTCACCTCAGCGTAGGGCTGGTCAGGCTGGATCTGGACCAGGGGGTCAGCGCTGGCCACCAGCTTGGCCACCTCGCTCTCCAGGCCCACCTTCCCCCAGGAATAGTTCTGCACCACGCAGGACAGGGGGAACACTGCGGGAGGGAATTCAAGTGTTAGCGGGGCACAGAAAGAACCCCCGGAAATCCTCCCGCACACGCACAGAGCCCGCGGGGCAGGGTGACAGaatggcagggagggagaacaCCACGGCCTTGGCAGGGGACACTCTGTGGGGACGATTTTCAACCATCACACGGCGATCTCGGGGTGCCCGGGCTGGGGGCACGACTCACGGGCCCTGCTCCCCATCGCCCGGGGGGTCCCGGAGGGGGTCCCGGTGTCCCATCGCGGAGCCCATCCCCGGGCGTGCGGGCGGTGGTGCCCGGTGCCCGTGCCCCGCTCACCGCGGATCTCCGCCATGGCTCGGCCGGGCAGGACCTGCCCCCCTCCCTCACcgcccccccgccgccgccgccgccgcgcctgACGTCACGCGGCCACGCCCACCGGGTTAACCCCGCGCGAGCTGTGCGCGCCGCCGTGACGTCACGCGGCTCCCGGTCACGCGGGTGCCCCGGAAGCGCCAggagcggcggcgggcgggagcggAGCAGGAGCGGACCGCGCCCATGTCGGGCTTCGACACCAACCCGTTCGCCGACCCGGTGGACATCAACCCCTTCCAGGTGGGCGCGGGTTGCGGGCGGCCTCCCCCTGCgcggcccagcccggccggggcccCGTGCCCCGCACGCCGGGACGTGGCACTGAGTGAAGCGCCGCCGGCCAATGGCAGAGCCGCTCCTCTGCGCTTCGGCCAATCAGAGAGAGGGGGCGGGACCAGGGGGGCGTGAGGCGGCCGCGacccccggccctgagggcggCCTGGAGCCGAGCCCGGGGTCCCGCTCCCCGTCCCCGGTTGCCCGCGGGTCACGGTCCTAGCTCCGCCCctctctgcagccccttccccagccccctgcGCCGCCACGGCCGGGGGTCCCGAACCCCTTCCGCAGCGCTGTGACCCCCCCGGTCCTTCCTGCTGTGACCCCCCGGGCCCTCCTGCTGTGTCCCCGCACCCGGCTGCTCTCACCTCGAGGGGGGTTCTCCCACCCAGCTGGGAATGCCTGCTCCGAgggtttattaaaaataatccaCCGCTGGAGCTCTCTCGGCCGTGCTGCACGGTGGGCTGGTTGTCCGCTGTGTCtctctgggtttgtttttaagGCGCTTCAGCTTTAAAGTGAGTTCCCGTGGCACAGCTGTGGATTTCATGGCTCAAAGCAGAGGATTGCTGTTAAGGTCACTGAGGACTTTGTGTGTGCTCGCTGGGTTTCTCCTCTCTGGGATTAACCTCTGGAAATTGGGGTCACTGATGCAGGGAGCTGGCCTGGCACGGCCTCTGTGTGACAGCCAGGGTCTGGAGCCCAGCCTCACCTCCGCTgcctgcctgggatgtgagccaTGGGAAGGAGTGCTTTCCTGACCTTGGATCTCAGGGCTGAGCCAAACAGAAGTTGTTTGTTGATAGAGCTGAGTCTTTTGAGGAATCAGAgtgaaaaaattctttctcttcttcctcactTTCATTTTGACATGGTCCTGTGACTCTCAGGAATGGGGAGAGTTGGGATGATCGTGTTCCTCTGATGTTCATTCTGGGGGATGGAATATATTGCTGTTCATGGACATGGGATTTCTTGCTTTGGCTTTGAGGAAGTAAATATTcctagaatcacagagtggtttgggttagaagggaaattaaagctcatccagtcccaccctctgccatgggcagggacacttccactgtcccaggctgctccataccccgtccaacctggcctggaacatttccagggatccagggatagccaaagcttctctgggcaccctgtaccagggcctccccaccttcacagggaagaatttcctaatatccaatctaatctctgtcagtttgaagccattctctGTTCTCCTGTCACTTTaggcccttgtaaaaagtctgtctccatctttcttgtcaTCTCCCTTCAACTGCTTTGTGCACATTAAAGCTCTCCTGGTATCTGGCAGAACAGGGCCGTGCTCACTCTTTATTCACTgatcaaacaaaaaaaggttGAAGGTGATTTCCAGGCAGTAACTCCCATGTCAGGCTCACTTAACAAGGATTGACACATGTCCCAGCGTGGATTCCCCTGTGAGAGCTCTTTGCAGCTCATCTAATCCTTGTGGAAGGTTCTGTACCCTCCTCTCGCGACTGCAAGGTTTTgtcttacctttttttttttcccaagaaaaatTCCCCAGTCCCCAGCTGCTGGTTGAGAGCAATTTTTgactgctgcttcctggagccTCGTTGGTCAGGTTTGAAATGGAATCCCAGCCTGTGGGACAGCCTGttccctgccaggggctggatccaggtgctggctctgtgctgaggtGACAGTGTCCCACTGACAGCCCCTGCCATGCTCTGGAAGGAGCAGAAGCCTCCTCACCCTCCCAGCCCGTGGAtccctcctgccacagcacCAGGATTGTCCCTccttgctgcagctcccagttcAGTGCTTCATCCTCCTCAAATCCTGATGTGAGCAGGGTTTCTGCCTTTTCAGGAGACTTTGTTCATTATGTCCTTCAAGCTTTGTGTGAAATAAGCTGCTTTGGTCCTGTTAAAAATATCTCTGGCTGCTCTGTTACTTATTGTAACCAGTTAATGAGAGATGATTAACTTCCTTCCTTTATCTAGTAACCTGCTGGAAGTGGCAGCTGCCTCCAAAACTTTGATTCCAGCTTCAGACAGGGCTGGAAAGTTCCATCCTTTCCAGAGATATCAAAAACAAAATCCTCAAGGTTTCTCTCAGTGCATCTCCCAGGCAGTGGCAGCACCCTCAGTCTGCAGGACTGGTTATATTTGGGGCAATACTGTGATATTTTGACAACTGTGTTCAGTTTCAGGTGATTCTAGGTTGAGCTCTTTTTCCTTGATCTCATCTAGAGAGGcctctcattttgtttctttaatctgtgggaagagaaagaaaagaaaaaaatagaattccTTGCACAAACCTGTTGTACCCAAACCTTTCAGCAGCATGACAGCAActttttatttgcattaaagctgcatttgaaaataattttaatattccTGGCAGTGCAGTTTGGTCCAGATGTGGAGTTATTCTGTGCTGGGGGCATCTGAAGTCATGAAAAATAGCACCACACATCCCTGGCACTCGAGGAAGTGATGGTTGGAAGGGCAGCAAATGGGATCTGCTGATGACACCCTGCAGGTTGAGCCAATTGTTGATCTGTGAGCACGAGCTTTGTGGCTGGACACCTTTATTGTGGCTCCAAGAGGTTCTGAATTAAATCCCTGTCCCCTGATCCTTTCTAAGGCTTGTTTCAAGAGGGTCAGCTGCCTTTTCCTGCCTAGCTGGCAGAAAATAGCTGTAGAACATGAAGTTTGTGGGCAACTCCTCGCTGATCTCTGCGTTCCTGGGGCTCGCTCATCCCTCACTGCCTGCTCCAGgctcacaggagctgctgcccgtGCATCAccctctgctttccttcctgccctccccaggcacGTGTCCAAACACTTCAGCTTTGTTGCAAATTCTCTGCTCTTTGGGTTCCTATTTTAGACACGCTTGCACAATAGCAGGCAAGTTCAGGCCAGCTGCTGGACCTTGGCCTTACAGCCTAattaagtgatttttttaaagttgtgcAGTAAGATGAGAGCTTGTCTACCTTGGGAGTGAAactgtggtgcagctgaagccgtggtgctgctctccctgcccttggaGAGCCTCCAGCTTTCTTTTGGGTGCAGATGAGCCAAGGGAAGTAAAATGTGTGTTTTCCAGTGGTACTGTAGCATTTTTCCTTGTTCCCAGCCTGCCCACCCAGGCTCTCTGGAGGGCTATGCAGCTCTTGCTTTCCACTTCCCACACCTTAAAGGGAGTTTCTCTTCCTTGTGCAGTTGTTTTCTGCTGGACTTTAATATGGACTAAAGGGTTTGTGCTGatttgcagtgctgctgtgcatgAGGGGAAGTGTAAACTTGTGCTGACAGCCCTTATCTCTGCACAGCTGAAACTTTTAGAGGAGTCAGGAGTGAAATAAAAGCACTTTTTATCTCCAGCCTGGCagtcctgctgcttcttcccacTTGTTGCAGCCCTTCCTCGCTGGGGAGCTGAACTTCCCTGAGCAGTATTGGAGAATGAGAGGTGATTCACAAACGAGTGTGACCTGTTGGTGGGGAGTGcctgccctgcaggagctctgcagtTACTCATTAactgctccctgtgcctcctgctcAGCACCAGGCTGCGCTAGAGCCCcgtgtgaaaaacgccaattgcttctttttaaaattttcaaagtttaacagtaataaaatggttataaaaatagcgatataattagagtaataaacaTTTTGGACagtttgaattaggacaatatcaGACAatggaaacaaagagttatggatgtctgggtacctttttctgggcagcataagcccaaaaaaggacacacattaacaggattaacccttaaaaacaataacctgttgcatattcatacacctcatacatgatgcataaattccattcaaacacaggattctgtctggtcagtgtcagcttcttcttctgaatcctgacagcatctcagggctgagcaaggcaggaagaagtttgtttcttctgataagagggcaataaattctttttctctgaaagattgagGTGGCCTGTGGCTGATATCTTGCTGGgagttctttttttaaaaacagtatcttacatagcatagtttctattttaacattatgttataacctaaaactatatttaacacactacttaagaaaattaatacagcatcactttctaacacaacacatataatattcatttgaatatttgcaaaaaaccaatcataaaataggcatttttcacacctgGGGATGGCTCCAGAGAGATTTTCCTCCGttccccagctccatcagcCCCACACACCCCGGGGCAGCCTCGGTTCCTTCTCCCCTCATGGAGCACCAAATTAGAAAGGCTGGTCTGGACACACgaggtgctgagggagggaggagaagccactttttaattttctgagcCACGCCCAGCTCTCGGGTTGCCAGGCCAGGAGGATTTCCGAGTTCCAAAAGGGCCTCGTTTCTGGGATAAGTGGGAGAGGAGTGCTCCAGAGGGCAGCACCTGGCTGCCCAAGAGGAACCTCTGCATGCAAAGGAGTAGGTGTGGAAAAGAGGAGATAAAAACAGCTGTGTAAAAACCCTGTAGGTGAGGGGAGGGAGGTGTTCTGAGGTGCACAGAGCCTGTTTTTAAACATCAGAGGATGTTTAAAAGACGAGTGGGAGGTGCTGTGAGTGGAAGTGAGAGCTGTTATGCCAGCAGCATTAAAACCTCCTAAAATAATTGGTGTCACACCTCCAGCTCAATTTTCCTGAGTGTTTCACTCATCCAGAGCAATCATTGGCATTTTAGCTTGCCAGCATCTCTCAGCCAGGATCAGCTGCATCTAAAACCTCATTTTATGTGGCTCCATGCTTGCTTTGTGAGGCCCAGCAGCATCCTGACCTTGGGTGGATGAATCCAAATCCCTGGAAATTAGGAATAACTCACTGTAGGTGAGCAAAAGTAACCTGCACAAAGTATTCTTGTGCCAAAAGCACGTTGTGGTTGTTCAGACATCCCTCTTGGCTGAACAGGAGATCATTTCTGCTGACAAGTCTTGCCTTGCTGGTAGTCATCTCCTTGGATATTTAAACTCCATGCCAGCCAGGGCCATCTCCCTGTGGCAGGGATGTGTTTCACCCCCTCAAATTCCCAGCTAACAAGCAGATGGAAACCAGGCAGCATGGATAAGATGGACTTGATGTTCTTAAAGGCCTTTTCCAAACTGAACAATTCAGTGCTATCAGTGGTGATAGCCGATATCCAGTGCTGATTTCTCCTTGtgctctctccctgcaggaCCCCTCGGTGACACAGCTCACAAACACCAGCCAAAGTGGCTTGGATGAATTCAACCCCTTTTCTGAGAGCTCCCAGCGGGTATGTGCCATGTGTccttgtgctctgtgtgcttGGTGGTGCTTTTAGTGCTGTAGAAGGTCCCTTGATAGGTGCAacttaaaaaaagaggaattcaCAGCTGATTTCTGTAGCCCCGCATTTCTCTTCATAGacaaaagcaaggcacaattcttcccaagaatatttctggggttcatattctctgaacctcagagaaaaaaaccacaattcttatcatttgctgtgcctgtgtttgtgcaaaagtagaatACAACATAGAGATTTTTTTACTCAAAGtcatggtgttttgtttccttggcctgtcagggccaagagtgtgtgtgtgtgtcaggactgttgagtgacagtcacgagattcaGGGCAAGGTAagcagtgtgtgcagagctgagtacttggcagattcagttttagatgtatagaataatatagtataataaagtaattaattaaccTTCTAATATCAATGGAGTCAGGTGCATCATTCCCTCCCCTCATCAGGGCCATCACAGCACAGCTCTAGATTTCCCCGTGGATGTGGCTCATGGTGTGCAGGAGTGGGAAATTGCTCCTGCACTGGAGCAGTAATGAGCTCCCAGCTGGAGCTCTCCACTGGCATGGaacagctcctctccagctggctgctggctcccagggaAGCCCCATGAAGTGTGAAGGGGAAGATGGTTtgtggcagggcacagcagcatttatttgctccctgggctgggagatgtgcTGGCCCTGCCACTGAGGGATGGCTGGGAGAGCCTCATCCTtattccctggctgctgccatgAGCCAGGTGGGAGAAGGAGGGCAGGAAGGTGagatttgtttgattttttttttttttttttttgctttaaacaaTTCACCAAGAGCCCTTTGTGTTTCTCCTGCCCTGTTTTTCCTGGTCTCTCACAGACAAATGCAGCACGGACGACACCGGCGGCGCAGCCCTCGGGCCactcacagccagctgtgctgcagacatctgtggagcCCACACCACAGGTacagcccctctgtgctgccctcccagcctcctccagctcccagggcctctgggagcacagcattccctgggctgggcactgggaagCTGCAGGTGGGATTTTCAACTTGTATTTCCAAGGCAGATCCTTGTAGGGACTACACACATAGAGTTCTTCTTATATCtccttccctgtccctctggTGGCAGAGCTTGCTTTGCCTTGTGTCCTGTTGGCTCTGGCTTCCCcctggaaatcctggaatgaATCCTGCTAATGCTTTTAGCTTAGTTCTGGTGTCTGGTCAGACACGCTCAGGGCCAGGAGAATAAATGCAAGTACCCAGCTACCAGCACCACCTCATCCAAAGAACTGGGAGAAAGAATCATTTCTCAGAATACAAAACAGGTAGAAGAGATCCTTAAGAGATGTGGTAGGCAGCTTGGAAGGGAATTGTCCTGGTAAGCCAAGGAGCCCTGCTCACCACTCTGTAGTGATGAGCTCAGAGCAGTGAGATGAAGTGTGAGATAGAAGAAGCTGTGGATAAGCTCCTGCTTCCAGCCCTAACTTCCTGTAGGATAACTTGATTTTGTCCTCCAGTGGCAGAATCAAGATATCTGAGGCTGAGCTTTCACGTCACCCTGTACCCAAGCTGTCAGGGGCTGAGCTTTCACATCACCCTGTGCCCAAGCTGTCAGGGGCTGAGCTTTCATGTCACCGTGTGCCCAAGGTATCAGGGGCTGAGTTTTCATGTCACCCTGTGCCCAAGGTGTCAGGGGCTGAGCTTTCGTGTCACCCTGTGccctgcttccttcccagcctggcacccagtggtgccaccacagcccagggcagggcagggctgaccTCTCTGATgtttgtcccctccccaggccgtggctgcagcagcacaggcagggctgctccagcagcaggcagagctagAGAGGaaggcagctgagctggagaagaaggaaagggaacTGCAGAGCCACGCAGCCAGCATCGACCGTGAGTACTGactcctgcccagggcagcctgggtCCCTTGGTTTGCCAGGATTTCAGGAAAACTCCCTGTGGGAGCCCTTCTGGGACAGTGCCTGGCATCCCACAGCTTCCAAGATGGGAAGGGAGGATGCTGGAGGCCAGCTCTGGTGGGTCCTTGCCCTCAAGCAGCTGCATTTCATCACCAAAAGCTCTCAAGCACTgatctgtgcctgtgccagagctggtgAGTGACTCTGCCACGCTGAAGCTTCTCACTGAGAGCAGCAAAGCTCTTCTCCTTAGCCTCAATGCTCTCTTAACCATAGGAACCCAGTATTTTTCCCCTAATCTTGGTTTGAAGTGGCTGAATCTGGGCTTGCAGGGCTGAGTGATGGTGGTTGTGATGGCCCTTTGGCCAGTGCAGGGGAATTCTGTTTTCTCCAGGGAAAGCCCCTGCacccagctgctgtgccagcagttTATCCcactcctgctgtgctgcctgctcagaTGTAGGAGCTGCCCAACCCCTGGGCTCTGCCAAGGTTTTAATGCATGAATTAAACAATAGCTGAACAACTGCTTGGAAATTCTGGGGTGGGAATTAGCCTTTGAATGAGAGAAGAGCAAGTGaagagctgctccttcctccctcccacagCGAGGCAGAACAATTGGCCTCCTCTCCCCAAGAGGTGTCCCATCAAGCCCTGCTTCTATCAGGACTTCTCTGCAGACATCCCAGCTGACTACCAGAGGATATGCAAGATGCTCTATTACTTGTGGATGTGTAAGTAATGGCCTCACCTGCAGTCAGAATTCTTTTGGAGGAGGTTCTGTGTGAAAAGCTGAGCTGTGTCACGCAGTGAATACTGTTGGTGTTGTCTGCGAGGCTAAAATCAGGTTTCCCTCCTTTCTTATGAAGGTAAATGTGAAGAACCTCGAGTTTATGCTTTGGCAATAGGTCATTCATGACAAAATTTTAATTGTTTAATGGAGGCTTGAGCACTATTTAAGATTTGGCCatgagcagcagcatcagatGAGCTTCTTAGGTCAAGCTCTGTTTCCCTTCCAAGGGAGGCAGGGAAATTAGATGGCCCAAAGTCACCTTAAtttctgcagctctccctgtgttCAGTGAGACACTGGGGATGCTTTGGAGTTTCCAAGAGCTTGCTGATGTTGTTTATCTCTCTCTCCCACCCCAAACAGTGCATTCCATCACCCTGCTCCTAAACCTGCTGGCTTGCCTGGCGTGGTTCACAGtggacagcagcagaggagtGGACTTTGGGCTCTCCATTCTGTGGTTAATTTTATTCACCCCTTGTGCCTTTCTCTGTTGGTACCGACCAATTTACAAGGCTTTCAGGCAAGTACTGGGTTGGTTTTTTCTGTAACAGGGATGTATCTCTTAGTGGGAGGAGCTTTGGGTTTATCTGTTCCCATCGTGTTTTGCCCTCAGGATTTTTCCAGCTCTTTGCATCATTAGATAAACCCAAACCACTGTGTTGCTAAACATATTAGATCTGTCTGATAGAACTTAATTATGGTGATCCTTTTTCATCCTGAAATCCAAGTCTAGGCAGACAGAGGACACTTTGAATTCATTTTTTATTCACTTTATTAATTCCTAAGACACTGCTTGGTACACTGATGTGGAGCACACTGTGTTTGTTGAGGGAGCTGCCTTTACACCATCTTGCTCTGGGCAGACCAGTGGACACATTTAGGTGCCCAAATTCCTCCCCtcagcagctcttccctggaGAAAAGAGTTCACTGAAGCTGTTCCTCTCCTCTCAGAGCAGGGACTCAGTGCAGGGATCACAGGTTTCACTCCTGTTCCCATCTCTCCTGCAGGTCTGACAGCTCCTTCAGCTTCTTCGTcttctttttcatcttcttcTGCCAAATAGCAATCTACATCATCCAGGCTGTTGGGATTCCTGGCTGGGGAGACAGGTAAGCTTGGCTTCACTGCCTGCCATGTCACACATCCCTTTTCTCACCAGGGCTGTGACTGGCAGGAGCTTTGGGGCCTGCTTCTGACAGCTGCCTGTTCTTTCTGCTGTGGTTTTCCTCTCTCAGCTCATGGCaggtcccagctgcctcccttcTCTGCTCTTCCTGTCCTAATCCCAGTATGTGAAGGAGTATGAGAATGTGAATTACTGCATATTGGGCAGGAATCCTTCCctcacagggtgcccagagcagctgtggctgcccctggatccctggcagtgtccaaggctgggttggatgggacttggagcaccctgggatagtgggaattgtccctgcccatggcaggaaggtGGAATGTGATGAATTTTGAGGCCCCTTCTGacccaaactgttctgtgattctgtgagaaCTCTTCTGTGCCTCTTCTCCCTCACTCAGTACAGATCATATTTGCTCCTCTGGTGTGAACCAGATCTGCCTTGTTCAAACTGGAGCCTTCCCTGACAGCAGTGTGGGGCTGAGGGATCTCTGACTTGAAATCTGGCTACTGCTCAGCCTGATACTGCTGCTACCACCCCGACTCTGTCCCCAAACTCTCCCTGAATCCCTCTGGAGCATGTGCTTGGTGGGCTGAGATAAGCAGAGAGGCTTTTAGCCTCTCCCTTTCTCAGTGACATTGTCCAGAAGGGTGAGCCTGAGCTTTTGGAGCAGGTCCAGCAGCCTCATgtcagcagctgtgccctgcagggagagcacagcctttcctttcaccttgctgcccctgctgcaACTCCTGTTCTGGAGTCAGGGAACTCAGGGGAAGGTCAGCAGCCTGTTCTGGAGCTCAGGGGAAGGTCAGCAGCCTGTCCTGGAGTcagggagctcagggaaggTCAGCAGCCTGTTCTGGAGTCAGGGAGCTCAGGGGAAGGTCAGCAGCCTGTCCTGGAGTcagggagctcagggaaggTCAGCAGCCCTTTCTGGAGTcagggagctcagggaaggTCAGCAGTCTGTTCTGGAGTcagggagctcagggaaggTCAGCAGCCTGTTCTGGAGCTCAGGGGAAGGTCAGCAGTCTGTTCTGGAGTcagggagctcagggaaggTTAGCAGCTCCTATTCTGGATTTAGGGAACTCAGGGGAAGGTCAGCAGTCTGTTCTGGAGCTCAAGGGAAGGTCAGCAGCCTGTTCTGGAGCTCAGGGGAAGGTCAGCAGCCTGTTCTGGAGCTCAGGGGAAGGTCAGCAGTCTGTTCTGGAGTcagggagctcagggaaggTTAGCAGCTCCTATTCTGGATTTTGGGAACTCAGGGAAAGGTCAGCAGTCTGTtctggagctcagggaaggtCAGCAGCCTGTTCTGGAGCTCAGGGAAGATCAGGGAAGGCCAGCAGCCCGtggtgcctgtcccagggcagcctccaggcaggagctgctgtctgtttctgccctgtgcctgcagagggGCCCGTGGGCAGTGCTGTCCCCGCCTCCCCCTGCCCGAGTCAcgggggatggggaggggattGTTCGGTCTGGCCTGGAgaggctgcctgcagctctctgctccgtttcctgctgccagccagcGTGGGTTATTTTTGGCTGCAGTGTGTGGTGTGCCTTTCTGCTTCCCCGTGCTGCCAGGAGCGGTGCCACACATGGGATGAGAcccatccctcctgctgctgctggcacacgGTGTGCTGGTGGAGCACTTGGAAAGGTTCCTTTCTCCAGCACCCAGGAAGGTGTTCTGTGTGAGGTGTCTTGGTATTTTCAGCCACAGCCAAGTGCTGATAACTCTGTGAattctccctgccccttcccttcAACACCTCCCAGTGTCTGGAACTTGGAAtgatggaatcacagaatgctttgggttgaaagggaccttaaggcTCATCTCatccatgagcagggacaccttccactatgcCAGGtagctccaagccccatccagcctggcctgggacacttccagggatggaacagCCATTCCTGGaaggctctgggcagcctgtgccagggtttCACCACTTCCAtcccttcctgcccctccctcctgctcctgacCCTTTCATCCCTGTCAGGGTGACACCCAGGTCCAGGCTCCAGACCTGCCAGCTGATCTCTCCCAATTCAGCTGTTCCAGCCTATCTTTACCCCACTTGGCTGAATTTTGAGAAGGTGCCCATGGAAGTCACTGTTGGCGCCAAGGGTATTGATTTTGCTGCCTGaggggagggcacagggctggaatgTGGGTGGGATGAGCACAATCCTCCTCTAAAAATGCTAATGGAAACTCTATCCCCAAAACAAAGGCCTGGACGAGCTCCAGGCTCCCGTTTTCACAGCTGCTTGGTTTCGTGCTGCCCTGTAACCTTCCCCTGCAGCAcggctgtgctccctgctgtgctccagctgtgctggaatGCTGCCCAtgcccagcccctctctctcctgtccctggcagcgGCTGGATCGCGGCGCTGTCGGAGGTGCACGGCAACGTGGCCGTGGTGGTGATCATGATGGTGGTGGCAGCCTTCTTCACGCTCTGCGCCGTgctctccctcttcctcctcaagcAGGTGAGTGCCTCGggggccagcagagctcaggctgcCCCCAGGGCTCCTGGGTTTGATGCCTCCCTTCACCCACCTGGGAATG
Above is a genomic segment from Agelaius phoeniceus isolate bAgePho1 chromosome 13, bAgePho1.hap1, whole genome shotgun sequence containing:
- the SCAMP2 gene encoding secretory carrier-associated membrane protein 2, which produces MSGFDTNPFADPVDINPFQDPSVTQLTNTSQSGLDEFNPFSESSQRTNAARTTPAAQPSGHSQPAVLQTSVEPTPQAVAAAAQAGLLQQQAELERKAAELEKKERELQSHAASIDPRQNNWPPLPKRCPIKPCFYQDFSADIPADYQRICKMLYYLWMLHSITLLLNLLACLAWFTVDSSRGVDFGLSILWLILFTPCAFLCWYRPIYKAFRSDSSFSFFVFFFIFFCQIAIYIIQAVGIPGWGDSGWIAALSEVHGNVAVVVIMMVVAAFFTLCAVLSLFLLKQVHSLYRRTGASFQRAQEEFSQGILTNRSFQNAAAGAASSAAQSAFRGN
- the LOC143695149 gene encoding uncharacterized protein LOC143695149 isoform X2, with protein sequence MSAAVPCRESTAFPFTLLPLLQLLFWSQGTQGKVSSLFWSSGEGQQPVLESGSSGKVSSLFWSQGAQGKVSSLSWSQGAQGRSAALSGVRELREGQQSVLESGSSGKVSSLFWSSGEGQQSVLESGSSGKVSSSYSGFRELRGRSAVCSGAQGKVSSLFWSSGEGQQPVLELRGRSAACSGAQGRSGKASSPWCLSQGSLQAGAAVCFCPVPAEGPVGSAVPASPCPSHGGWGGDCSVWPGEAACSSLLRFLLPASVGYFWLQCVVCLSASPCCQERCHTWDETHPSCCCWHTVCWWSTWKGSFLQHPGRCSV
- the LOC143695149 gene encoding uncharacterized protein LOC143695149 isoform X3, which encodes MSAAVPCRESTAFPFTLLPLLQLLFWSQGTQGKVSSLFWSSGEGQQPVLESGSSGKVSSLFWSQGAQGKVSSLFWSQGAQGRLAAPILDLGNSGEGQQSVLELKGRSAACSGAQGKVSSLFWSSGEGQQSVLESGSSGKVSSSYSGFWELRERSAVCSGAQGRSAACSGAQGRSGKASSPWCLSQGSLQAGAAVCFCPVPAEGPVGSAVPASPCPSHGGWGGDCSVWPGEAACSSLLRFLLPASVGYFWLQCVVCLSASPCCQERCHTWDETHPSCCCWHTVCWWSTWKGSFLQHPGRCSV
- the LOC143695149 gene encoding uncharacterized protein LOC143695149 isoform X1; its protein translation is MSAAVPCRESTAFPFTLLPLLQLLFWSQGTQGKVSSLFWSSGEGQQPVLESGSSGKVSSLFWSQGAQGKVSSLSWSQGAQGRSAALSGVRELREGQQSVLESGSSGKVSSLFWSSGEGQQSVLESGSSGKVSSSYSGFRELRGRSAACSGAQGKVSSLFWSSGEGQQSVLESGSSGKVSSSYSGFWELRERSAVCSGAQGRSAACSGAQGRSGKASSPWCLSQGSLQAGAAVCFCPVPAEGPVGSAVPASPCPSHGGWGGDCSVWPGEAACSSLLRFLLPASVGYFWLQCVVCLSASPCCQERCHTWDETHPSCCCWHTVCWWSTWKGSFLQHPGRCSV